The sequence ACTTTCGCGATCGAGCGAATCTGAATCTGACGGTGATGTACGTCGGCCAGCGCGACGACATCGATTACATCGGCAATCGCGTGCAGCTTGACCCGTACGTCGTCGCCTACGTGGCGGGGTCATACAACCTGACCCAACGCGTGCAGTTGTTCGGCCGCATCGACAACTTGACCGATACTCGCTACCAGGAGGTCTCGGGCTTCGGCGTGATGCCATTTTCAGGTTACGCTGGAGCCAGCGCGACCTGGTAGCTGGACTCGCGGGGCATGAACAGGGCGCTCAATCTGAGGTGCGAAAGGCCTGGCCAGCTTCCGTTCGCCGCTCGTTGCTGAACCTGCGGATTTAACCACGATGATACGACGATCACGATGTCAGATAATCTGAATCTACGTCGTGCCATCGTGATCGATTTCTTTTCCGCGGCGTTGGCCGAGCAAATCGCCATTTACTCGGCCAGTCGGAAGCGAATCGGCACGCCGATCGTGTGGTCGATCGGTTGACCGTGGCGCAAGGCCGGACGAAACCGCCAGCGCCAGATCACGTCGAGCGCCGCCGCGTCGAGCGATTCATTACCGCTCGATTCGAGCACCGTGGCGGCTTTCACCGTGCCCGTCGCCGCCACCGTGACCGACAGCAGCACCGTGCCGACGGCGCGCACTCGTCGGGCGTCGGTCGGATAGGCTGGACTCGGGTTGTAAAGCGGCGACGGCTGCCGATCGATGTCGGCCCCGGCGATCGGATCGGAACTGGGTGAAGGGTCCGAGCGCACGGCCGACGATACTTGCTCGATCTTCAACAGCGGCTCGACAATCGCCCGGGGCAGCGTCACATCCTGTTCCGAGTTCATCGTCGGGTCGCCTCCCGACTCGACCCGTTCAAGCACCGGCGTGAGCATGGCCACGGGAACATCGGACGTTGGTTCGCGCGTGGTTTCGCTTGGCGACGAAAGGCGAGTCAGATCGCGCACCCGGCTGTGCCGGGCCAGATGAAGTTCGGGGGCCAATTCCGGCGCGACCGTTTCGCGGTCGGGGGGCAGCTCGGTCGGCAGCGTGATGTCAATGGCTTCTTGTTCGCCGCGGTCGGCGTTGCCTGCGCTGGCCATCGAGGCCATCAGCGCCATCGAGTTCGGGCCGGCCTCGATCGGCAGCGCGCCGGCCGGCCGAAACAGGGCGTGGAGCACCACGGCCGCGCAGGCGACACCGACGTGAAACGCCAGGCTCACGCCCACACCGGCGGCCCAATAGCTGCGTCGAATGGTTGGCATTTCAAACACGTGAGCGTCGGTTCCCGAATGCTTTGTGCGCGAGGGGGCGCGCAGGGCACTGCGCGGCTCATTCGCGAGCGTTGGATCAAGCAAGTTGCGAGCGCCAGGGATTCATGCCGACAAATCGTGTGCGCAAGCGGAACAGGGGCGCAGCGCAGGCGACTTACCAGCCAATGAAAGCCGAGGACGCTTGGCCGCGCGCTGTCCCGAGCAGCACGTGGCACGCAAAACCGACGTTGGTAGGTCTTCTGACTTTCAGGCTGGGGCGAACCTCGCGGCACGGGCCTTGTGAGCCGTGTCGCGCTGATCGTGGGCCTCGACCCTTCTCACCGGGAGCAATTGGTCCGGTCGGAACCACGTTGCTCGGCAATGGGTTGGCGATGGAGGCGCCCTCGTAACACCTGATTACAGCGGCGGGGCCGTCCCGGAGTTACACCGGGTTCCCTGTTTGCCGGTCGGGTCCATCGACCCGGCCGGCCACCAACGTCCAGACCCGGGTTAGCCTACCCCCCGGTCGTGGCGGCGTCAACGCGGCCTGGCCTGGGAGAAGCCCCTGGAAAGCCCGCTGTTTGGCTGGCGAATCGCGGTGTCGCTCGAGGGCACGACGACCCGTCGCAAGTGGTTGATGGGAGGGTAATTCTCGTGCAAAAAAAATGGCATTCCCCAGGTCGGCTGATAGAATCAGAGGTTGAATGCATGAGGGACATGCATGCTCGGCTCGCTACGTTCGGCGGTAGGGGGGGGAATGCCCCAACCGAGATCGCGTTAGCGCTGCCCAAGAAATTCAAACGCCATTCGGCCTGCTGGTAGTCAGCAACTCGAGGAGAAACACGTTTATGGCTCGCCGCGTCAAGCGCCATGGTTTTACCCTGATCGAACTGATGGTGGTGATCGCCATCATCGCGCTGTTGGCCACGATGTCATTCCGTGGCATCACCAAGGCTCGCGAAACCGCGCGCAAGCTGCGTTGCAGCCAGCAACTGCGCGACATCGCGACCGCCTTGAATCAGTACGAAATCGATCGTCGTCAGTATCCGGGCTATCGCAACGTGTTGCTGATGACGAACAACGCCTCGTTCACCAACCCGAACAATCCGGGTCAAGGTGGCGTGAGTTGGGCGGTGCCGGTGCTGCCGTACTTGGACTACACGGCGGTATACGACGCCATGCGTACGCCGGTGACGGGATCTCCCGGCGGCAGCGGCAGTGGTTCGGGCGGCTCGGGTGGTGGTGGTACCACGGGGCCGATTGTCTCGTCGAACTATGCTCAGATCACGATCGAGAACTTCTCGTGTCCTTCGGACCCGCCATCAACGGCTGGCGGCACGCCATTGGCTTATGTGGTGAACTCGGGTTGCATCGACACGCAAGGAACCCCTCGCACCACGACGACGGCCGGCGTGCCGCGCGACTGGCCGGCGAACGGGGTGTTCTTTGATCGCTTTACGGGCAACCCGACCGCGTCGTATACCGGCAGCGGCGGCAGCCAGGCCAACACCGCGAACATGATTCCTCAAGTTCAACAGAGCAACAGCTGGATCGGCCAGCGTGACGGTCTGGTCCAGACGATCATGTTGACCGAGAATGTCGACCACGGCCAATACATGGACGTGCTGGAACAAGCGCTCGGCTGCATCTGGGATATTATGGCCCAAGTGCAAGGTAACCAGCAGTCCCAGCCCGGCAGCCCGCCGCCGCAAGCCATGCCGACCCAGCCGAACTATCGTATCAATGCGAATAAGGGCGTCGGGGCCTCGACTCAGGCGGGCTCGCTCTTTACGCAAAGCTCGGGTAGTAGCGGCTCGCCGCAGCAGTACCAATACACGCGCCCGTCGTCGATGCATATTGGCGGCGCGAACGTGGCGTACTGCGATGGCCACGTTGGCTTCTTGAATGAGCAGATGGAGTACTTCGTCTACTGCTTGCTGATGTCGGCTGACGGCAAGAACGTCAAGCAGCCCGGTCAGACTCAACCGCTGCAGAACAACTGGTTCAAGCTGCCGGTGGACGACGCCTGGGTCAACCCGTAAGGAGCCTGACGGTTTGCTGATCGCCCTGCTCGATGACGGCGGGGCTCAGCGGAACGATGAAACGCAGAGGGGCTCGGCGGCGCGAAGGCGCTGCCGAGCCCGCTTTTTTGCTCGACGCGCGTTATCCAGTTACGCGAATCGCGGCTAGTTGGCACGCAGTGGGTTGGACGTCTCGGCGGACTTGTTGAGAGGGCCAGGTTCATCAATCGGCGTTCGAAGCGGATTGATCCGCAAGCACGACTGAGGCGCGTCCTGGGCTGACGGGTTCTTGGCGGCGTCGGTTTCGACCGTGGCGACGGCTGGCACGATTGGCGAATCGTCCGAGATGACGACCGGCGCTTGGTGCGACGCCGGTTGGACGCCATCCCAAAGGGGCGCGGGGGCCGGCGTGGCCAGCCGCGCGGCCAGCGAACCCAAGGCGTGTGACACTCCGGCGGCTTTCAGGTCCGGCCTCGTCTTGTCGGCGGGCTTGGCGTACCGCACACTGCGGCGCAGCGCGTCGAGCGTTTCCTGCCGCTCGGCCGAATCATCGGCTCGCGTGAGCGATGTTGCGCCGCAAACGCCGCCGATCACCACGATGGCCATTGCCCAACGAGCGAAAGCGCGCTTCATGTTAAAACCTCGTGGGCTGGCCGACACGTCGCCGGAATTGGAAGTGGAAATCGCACGCATTGACGAATCTTGAAGAATCGCCAGCGCGAGCGAATTATCGGTACAATCGCTCCAGCTTCTTGAATTAGACCGGCGCGACAGCATGACAGCACGTTGCGAGCAACGCCGCCGCCCCCTATAAAGTCCGTTGCGCATCCGCTTTGTTCCCGCTCGGCATGGTTGCCGCTGCTAGCAAGCCACGATCAGGAGTCGACGATGTCCACAACTCCCAAGCCCGGCGACGCCGCCGCTGCGAACCAGGTGCAAGTCCGCTTTGACGAATCGAAGCTGGTGGCGATGTACGCCAATTTTGTCCGCGTCACTCCCACGCCCGAGGAGTTGGTCCTCGACTTCTGCCTGAACGCCCATCCGCTGGGGGCGACCGAGGATCCGATTCCAGTCGGCCAGCGGATTGTGATGAACTATTACTGCGCCAAGCGGATGATGATGGTCTTGCACCAGCAGTTGTCGCGCCACGAAGCGGCCTTCGGCGTGCTCGAAACCGACGTGCAGCGTCGGCTGATTCCCTCGGCCCGACAAGGGCAGCAGCGGGGCGAGTAGATAAAACCACTGGTGCGGCCTGGCCTGCTTGGCAGGCTGACGCGCGATTCGCACTGGTGGCCTAGCCACCAGTGGCGCTATGTCGGCGATGTGTTTCGATCATTGCTCCTCAGCGCTTAGGGTGCGGCGGATAATATGTCCTGGTATCACCTGACTGATCCTAGCTCGACCCCTTCGCCGGCGTTGCTGGTCTATCGCCAGCGCGTCGTGGATAACATCCAGCGGATGGTCGCCATCGCGCAGAATCCAAATCGGCTCCGCCCGCACGTCAAAACGCACAAAATGGCCGAAGTCGTCGCGCTCGAGCAGGCCGCCGGGATCGACAAGTTCAAGTGCGCGACGATCGCCGAGGCCGAGATGACCGCCCGCTGCGGCGCGGCTGACGTGTTGATCAGCTACCCGCAGGTGGGGCCGAATATCGGCCGGTTGGTCAAGTTGGCCGAGACGTTTCCCGACACGCGCTGGTCGGTCACGTTCGACAACCTGGAACAGATGCTCGCCCTGGACGAAGCCGCCGCGCCAGTCTCGGGACGCATTGAGATGCTGTTGGACCTCGACGTCGGCATGCACCGCACCGGCGTGGCGCCCGACGAAACCGCGGTGGCCTGGTATCGGCGTTTGGCCGAGGCCCGGCATGTGCGCCCCGGCGGTTTGCACCTCTATGACGGTCACATTCGCCAGCGCGACGTCGCCGAGCGTCGGGCGGCGGTCGACGAGGCCTTTGCTCCGGTGGCCGAGCTACGCACCTTTTTGAAGTCGCAATCGTTGCCGGTGCCGCGCGTGGTGGCCGGTGGTTCGTTCAGCTTTCCGATTCACGCCCATCGAGCGGACGTGGAACTGAGCCCTGGGACGACGACCTTCTGGGACCGTGGGTATGGTATAAACATTCCCGACCTGCCGTTTGAGCCGGCGGTGATGCTGCTCACCCGAGTCGTCAGCCGACAGCCCGGCAATCAGCTCTGTCTGGACCTGGGCTACAAAGCCGTCTCGGCCGATCAGGCCGACGGTCGCGTTTACTTTCCCGACTTGCCCGACGCGCGAATGGTGGGCCATAGCGAAGAGCATCTGGTCGTTGAATCGGCGGCGGGCGCGAACCTGCGGGTGGGCGACGTCCTCTACGGGATGCCGTGGCATGTCTGCCCAACCGTGGCCTTGCATGCCGAAGCGCTGGTCGTGCATCGCGGCCAGGTGATCGATCGCTGGGCTGTCGCGGCGCGCGATCGCCGCTTGACGATCTAAGTCGCTCTCATTTACTGCAAGGTTCAGCACCGCGCATGGCCGAAACTCGCTACTCGACGGGCGTTCCGGGACTCGACGACATGCTCGGCGGCGGCTTGTTGCCCGGCACGCTGACCGTGGTGCTGGGAGCGACCGGCATCGGCAAGACGCAATTGGGGGTCCACTTTGCCGCGGCCAGCGGACCAAATGAGCGACGGCGCGGCATCTTTTTCGACATGGGCTGCCGCGGCGACGCCCAGAACCATCAGCAATACGCCCGGCGGATGTATGACTGGCCGCTCGTGCCGGTCGACCCGAGCAAAGCGCCGGTGGTGGCCGATTTCTTCGCGCCTGGTCGCGCGCACGGCGACTATTTGCACGTCTTCGACTATCACGGCCGCCGCGTGACGCGCTCGGACCTGGGATTCGAGGCCTGGCAAGATTGGCAAGCCGAAATCGCCCGCAAGCTGGGGGTGACGATCGCCTTTTGCTACGGCAACTTCGTGCAAGGGGCGCGGCGGGTGGTGATCGATGGCATCGAGCCGGTCGACAAGCCAAGCGAGTCGATCCAGTTCGAGCTGTTCGAGTACCTCTACCATCAACTGTTTCGCAAGGACGCCGAGTGGGTGGCGCGCGATCTGTTCCGCGAGCATTACCGCGAATTCGCCACCGCGGCCGCCGAGCACACGTATCCGGCTGGCGAAGTGGCGAGTCTGCTGCTGGTGACCACGGCCGAGACGATGCTCGAACAGTTGATCAGCCGGCCGCTCGACGAAGGGGACACGCTGGCCAATGCCAACACGCTGATCTACCTGGGCAAATTGCGCGAAGGGAACAGTCTGAAGCGCGCGGTCTACGTGGCCAAGCATCGCGGCAGCGCGTGCAGCGATGAGATCGTACCCTTCACGATTGGCGATCGCGGCTGGCAGATGGAATAGCCTAGCGATTAGCGGTTAGCTATTAGCGATTAGACCAAGGCATAAAAAAGGCTGCGCTAGCGCCGTGGGCCGAGCATGTGGGCCCGGGCCTTGGCGTCTTCGGCTTCCTGGATGCGACCCGCACGGACGCACGTCACGCTGAGGGCCGTGAAGCTGAATGAGTCGTTGGGCTGCAATTCACAGACCCGCTGGGCGTGACGAATCGCCTCGTCGTGTTGGCCCAGCTTGCCCAGCACGATGGCCAGCTTGGAATGGGCCAGGGCAAAGGCCTCGTCCTGGGCCAGGATTTCCTGCAATTTGGCCACGGCTTCGGGGAGTTTTCCTTCGTCTTTCAGGGCGTCGGCCTGATCGACCAGTTCAAATTTGCTGGGCATGAGAATTCTTGATGGTGCTAGCAGAAGTGGGATGGATTGCGACCGCCGTTTGTGGGTATTCTACGCCCCCTTCAAGGCCGGCGGTACCAGAGAGTTGCGGAGGTTTCCGCCACGCCATGCTACCAGATGCCGGCCGCGTGAGGGGACGAAAAAGGTCGCCGACTGTTTTTCGGGTTAAGCCTGTCCGAACCGTCTAACCGATACCACCGTTAGACCGCGGCCACCGGTCACGCCGGCCCGCATCACTCGCCATGCCCGCGCGAGAGTCCTTCGACCACCGCCGTCGAAGCACACGCCACAACGGCAGTCGGGCCCGGATCGAACAAGGGATTCACGCCGTGGGCATTCATCCGCTGGCTGTGGTCGACTCACGCGCCCAGATTGGCGCGAATGTCGACATCGGACCCTTCGCCATCGTCGAAGCCGACGCCGTCATCGGCGACGACTGCACCATCGACGCCTACGCCATGATCAAGTCGGGCGTCAAGATGGGCCCGCGGAACCATGTCTTTGAACGAGCCGTCATCGGCGGCGCGCCGCAGCACCTGCGGGTGCCCGATGAGATTGGCGACGTGGTAATCGGCGAAGGCAACACGTTCCGCGAGAACGTGACGATCCACCGGGCCCTGCATGCCGGCGCGACGACTCAACTGGGCGACAATAACTTTCTGATGGTCGGCGTTCACGTCGCCCACGATTGCGTCGTGGGAAGCAACGTGATCTTCGCCAATGGCTCAATGCTGGCTGGCCACGTTACCGTGGAAGATCGGGCCTATATCTCCGGCGGCGTCGCCGTGCATCAGTTCTGCCGCGTCGGCAAGCTGGTCATGGTTGGCGGCACCGCATTGGTCACCAAGGACGTGCCTCCGTACGTCACGATTGACGGCTGTACGGGTTACGTTGTGGGGTTAAACTCCGTGGGCTTGCGCCGGGCTGGTTATACGGCCGCGCAAATTGCCGAACTCAAGGCCGCCTATCGCGTGATTTACCGCAGCAGCCTCCGCTGGCAGGAGATCATCGAACGACTCAAGGCCGAGTTCACCAACGAGCCCGCCGCCGATTACGGCCGCTTCCTGCCGCTTGTCACACGGGGCATTATTAACGAACGCCGCTTGCCGCCGGGCGTGGGTGTGAAGATCGGCGAAGAAGCCACGGTCGTGCAGAACGATTCGCAGCGGAAGGTTGGTTAATCGCGATTAGCGGTTAGCCATTAGCGATTAGACAAGAATTGCGATAAGGCCATGCAAACCCAGAGGTTTAGCTCCTGGGTTTTTTGTTGCGCAATCGGAATTTGAACCGCAAAGACGCGAAGGACGCAAAGAAGACCGTAGACACTCAAGTAATCGTTCTGTACATCTGCCCGCCGCGCATTCCCTTTGCGCTCTTTGCGTCTTTGCGGTGAAATAAAAAAGCCCAAGGAAAGAGTTCCCCTGGGCTTTGATTGTTAATACACGAGGTCGCCATCCAGCGACGCCGTGTTACTTCTTCTTGGCCTTGTCGGCCACGGCGGCTTGGGCGGCAGCCAGCCGGGCAATCGGCACGCGGAACGGCGAGCAACTGACGTAGTCGAGCCCGATCGTGTGG is a genomic window of Planctomycetota bacterium containing:
- the lpxA gene encoding acyl-ACP--UDP-N-acetylglucosamine O-acyltransferase; the protein is MGIHPLAVVDSRAQIGANVDIGPFAIVEADAVIGDDCTIDAYAMIKSGVKMGPRNHVFERAVIGGAPQHLRVPDEIGDVVIGEGNTFRENVTIHRALHAGATTQLGDNNFLMVGVHVAHDCVVGSNVIFANGSMLAGHVTVEDRAYISGGVAVHQFCRVGKLVMVGGTALVTKDVPPYVTIDGCTGYVVGLNSVGLRRAGYTAAQIAELKAAYRVIYRSSLRWQEIIERLKAEFTNEPAADYGRFLPLVTRGIINERRLPPGVGVKIGEEATVVQNDSQRKVG
- a CDS encoding tetratricopeptide repeat protein, translating into MPSKFELVDQADALKDEGKLPEAVAKLQEILAQDEAFALAHSKLAIVLGKLGQHDEAIRHAQRVCELQPNDSFSFTALSVTCVRAGRIQEAEDAKARAHMLGPRR
- a CDS encoding DUF1559 domain-containing protein codes for the protein MARRVKRHGFTLIELMVVIAIIALLATMSFRGITKARETARKLRCSQQLRDIATALNQYEIDRRQYPGYRNVLLMTNNASFTNPNNPGQGGVSWAVPVLPYLDYTAVYDAMRTPVTGSPGGSGSGSGGSGGGGTTGPIVSSNYAQITIENFSCPSDPPSTAGGTPLAYVVNSGCIDTQGTPRTTTTAGVPRDWPANGVFFDRFTGNPTASYTGSGGSQANTANMIPQVQQSNSWIGQRDGLVQTIMLTENVDHGQYMDVLEQALGCIWDIMAQVQGNQQSQPGSPPPQAMPTQPNYRINANKGVGASTQAGSLFTQSSGSSGSPQQYQYTRPSSMHIGGANVAYCDGHVGFLNEQMEYFVYCLLMSADGKNVKQPGQTQPLQNNWFKLPVDDAWVNP
- a CDS encoding energy transducer TonB, with the translated sequence MPTIRRSYWAAGVGVSLAFHVGVACAAVVLHALFRPAGALPIEAGPNSMALMASMASAGNADRGEQEAIDITLPTELPPDRETVAPELAPELHLARHSRVRDLTRLSSPSETTREPTSDVPVAMLTPVLERVESGGDPTMNSEQDVTLPRAIVEPLLKIEQVSSAVRSDPSPSSDPIAGADIDRQPSPLYNPSPAYPTDARRVRAVGTVLLSVTVAATGTVKAATVLESSGNESLDAAALDVIWRWRFRPALRHGQPIDHTIGVPIRFRLAE
- a CDS encoding DUF3467 domain-containing protein → MSTTPKPGDAAAANQVQVRFDESKLVAMYANFVRVTPTPEELVLDFCLNAHPLGATEDPIPVGQRIVMNYYCAKRMMMVLHQQLSRHEAAFGVLETDVQRRLIPSARQGQQRGE
- a CDS encoding recombinase RecA; this translates as MAETRYSTGVPGLDDMLGGGLLPGTLTVVLGATGIGKTQLGVHFAAASGPNERRRGIFFDMGCRGDAQNHQQYARRMYDWPLVPVDPSKAPVVADFFAPGRAHGDYLHVFDYHGRRVTRSDLGFEAWQDWQAEIARKLGVTIAFCYGNFVQGARRVVIDGIEPVDKPSESIQFELFEYLYHQLFRKDAEWVARDLFREHYREFATAAAEHTYPAGEVASLLLVTTAETMLEQLISRPLDEGDTLANANTLIYLGKLREGNSLKRAVYVAKHRGSACSDEIVPFTIGDRGWQME
- a CDS encoding D-TA family PLP-dependent enzyme, with the translated sequence MSWYHLTDPSSTPSPALLVYRQRVVDNIQRMVAIAQNPNRLRPHVKTHKMAEVVALEQAAGIDKFKCATIAEAEMTARCGAADVLISYPQVGPNIGRLVKLAETFPDTRWSVTFDNLEQMLALDEAAAPVSGRIEMLLDLDVGMHRTGVAPDETAVAWYRRLAEARHVRPGGLHLYDGHIRQRDVAERRAAVDEAFAPVAELRTFLKSQSLPVPRVVAGGSFSFPIHAHRADVELSPGTTTFWDRGYGINIPDLPFEPAVMLLTRVVSRQPGNQLCLDLGYKAVSADQADGRVYFPDLPDARMVGHSEEHLVVESAAGANLRVGDVLYGMPWHVCPTVALHAEALVVHRGQVIDRWAVAARDRRLTI